Sequence from the Fodinibius saliphilus genome:
AAGATCTTCACTTCGGCATGGACGTTACTAAGTATTTGGATAAATCATAAAGGTATTATAGAAAGCAATGCGTCATTTAAAGAAAGGAAAGAAACTAAGTCGTACTCCTTCACATCGCAAAGCGACATTGGCTTCGCTTTCAACGGCTCTTATTAAGGAGCATAGGATTGTAACGACCCTGCCAAAAGCTAAAGAGCTTCGTAGATTTGTTGAGCCTTTAATTACAAAGGCAAAAACAGATACCTCGCATAAAAGGCGACAGGTATTTTCAAAATTGAATGATAAACAAGCAGTTAGCCATCTTTTTGATGAGGTAGCCCAAAAGGCGATGGATCGCCCTGGTGGTTATACTCGTGTGGTTAAGCTTGGATATCGATCTGGTGATGACGCGCAAATGGCTGTTGTGGAGCTTGTTGATTATAATGACATCAAGCCCAAGGACAGTAAAAAGAAGAAGCGTACACGCCG
This genomic interval carries:
- the rplQ gene encoding 50S ribosomal protein L17, whose protein sequence is MRHLKKGKKLSRTPSHRKATLASLSTALIKEHRIVTTLPKAKELRRFVEPLITKAKTDTSHKRRQVFSKLNDKQAVSHLFDEVAQKAMDRPGGYTRVVKLGYRSGDDAQMAVVELVDYNDIKPKDSKKKKRTRRAGKSTKTTGSSQSEKSDNKQDSTSEEE